A genomic window from Cyprinus carpio isolate SPL01 chromosome B9, ASM1834038v1, whole genome shotgun sequence includes:
- the LOC109107683 gene encoding guanine nucleotide exchange factor DBS-like isoform X7, which produces MDVQNEGKTVCIPLAEAEKYYRFSRCCHWLQNEIMQKESSPFYAADIITELKRQFAFLSGGRGQDGSPIIIFPEFPSFCEIGDQEFRNVLTYLTSTPSLSAAGVGFIVVIDRRRDRWTCLKGTLLRISGWFPANLRLVLVLRPSAILQRTLSDVFFKLHKDDFKVPVIMLSSLADLHFYIERSQLTQELGGSQYYCHKTWISHRTDLESFAALVKRMAERLQVFGRELAETELPNNLLTASNLLNAQTSRKDSFKEEMAGALSQGRRLLENIREPVRRDPDSSLNPDQLENLATVHRLLSQLNESSTAFDEFWIQHQNKLDQCLKLCQFEHNLQQLRTDLEQTTDTLNAFSDVGISSVQTEHLLQELTNQEKKACEVLDRVRSVVAEGQCLIDSSQNVDNTVAVKCDELQRVRENLTQELKDKRIMLTQAMELHRRLEMVCKWCDDGIYMLASQPLDKCQSQEGAESALSELECYLETANEKQQWEISTVWLEYENILNNELREQVKRAFEKKASLQEMFERRRVSLKKLAAKQTRPVQPVAPRPESLSSPAHREHENICISEDSDSRVSCKQVNSDQVDRSCRNPSVSEEEETLAVLRRHVMNELLETERAYVEELMCVLQGYAAEMDNPSMAPLIPAALQNKKDVLFGNMQEIYNFHKRIFLKELETYTDCPELVGRCFLDWMGELQIYEKYCHNKPRSESLWRQCSDCTFIQECQKKLEHKLGLDSYLLKPVQRITKYQLLLKEMIKYSKGCEGSVELQAALSSILGILKAVNDSMHLIAITGYEGNLGDLGRLLMQGSFSVWAEHKRGHVKVMELARFKPMQRHLFLHQKALLFCKRREESGEGYEKAPSYSFKQELSMAAIGITEHAKGDSKKFEVWSRSRDEVYTVQAVSEEVKTIWVTEIRKLLTGQLEACKEASQQRAPEQFSSDTSSTNRLVRNERSNLRSGGVEKPKADEERAKELENILEPRMTGRAKGWTKGSLSLDASVEHDGYFSAEEQVTSDPEEEKEDKMCADELQSVRIEEEIQCSEETEDPEK; this is translated from the exons ATGGATGTACAGAATGAAGGGAAAACAGTTTGCATTCCTCTAGCAGAAGCTGAGAAATATTACCGCTTTTCCAGATGTTGCCACTGGCTCCAAA atgAGATCATGCAGAAGGAGTCTAGTCCTTTCTACGCTGCTGACATCATCACTGAGCTCAAGAGACAGTTTGCTTTCCTGTCTG GGGGAAGAGGACAGGATGGAAGCCCTATCATTATCTTTCCAGAGTTCCCTTCATTTTGTGAAATTGGAGACCAAGAGTTTCGTAATGTTCTTACCTACCTGACAAGTACTCCCAG TCTGAGTGCAGCGGGTGTGGGCTTCATCGTAGTGATTGACAGGCGTAGAGATCGATGGACGTGTTTAAAGGGGACATTACTGCGTATCTCA gGCTGGTTTCCTGCTAATCTTCGGCTTGTTCTGGTGCTGAGACCCAGTGCTATCCTGCAGCGAACGTTGTCTGATGTGTTCTTCAAACTCCACAAAGATGACTTTAAAGTACCG gttaTCATGCTAAGCTCACTGGCTGATCTGCACTTTTATATTGAGCGGAGTCAACTGACACAAGAACTGGGTGGCTCTCAATACTACTGTCACAAGACCTGGATCTCTCATCGCACA GATCTTGAAAGCTTTGCTGCTTTAGTGAAGAGGATGGCTGAGAGACTGCAAGTGTTCGGCAGGGAGCTGGCAGAAACCGAGCTCCCTAACAACCTCCTTACAGCCAGCAATCTGCTCAATGCACAAACCAGCAGAAAAGACAGTTTCAAA GAAGAGATGGCTGGAGCTCTAAGCCAAGGACGCAGACTCTTGGAGAACATCAGGGAACCGGTCCGCAGAGATCCGGACAGCAGTCTAAACCCTGATCAACTAGAGAACCTTGCTACAGTGCACAG GCTGTTATCCCAGTTAAATGAGAGCTCTACAGCATTTGATGAGTTCTGGATTCAGCATCAAAATAAACTGGATCAATGTTTGAAACTCTGCCAGTTCGAGCACAACTTGCAACAg TTGCGAACAGACCTGGAGCAGACAACAGACACACTGAATGCTTTCTCAGACGTTGGAATAAGCTCTGTCCAAACAGAACACCTCCTTCAAGAGCTGACCAATCAAGAGAAGAAAGCCTGT GAAGTGCTGGACAGAGTTAGGTCTGTGGTTGCCGAGGGCcagtgtttgattgacagctctcaaAATGTTGACAACACTGTTGCAGTGAAATGCGATGAGcttcagagagtgagagagaatcTCACCCAAGAGCTCAAAGACAAGAGGATCATGCTGACACAGGCTATGGAGCTACATAGAAGATTGGAAATG GTGTGTAAATGGTGTGATGATGGGATTTATATGCTAGCGTCACAGCCTCTTGACAAGTGCCAGTCACAGGAGGGGGCGGAGTCAGCACTGTCAGAGCTGGAGTGTTACCTGGAGACAGCCAATGAGAAACAGCAGTGGGAGATCAGCACAGTTTGGCTGGAATATGAGAACATACTGAACAATGAGCTCAGG GAGCAAGTAAAGCGTGCTTTTGAGAAGAAAGCCTCCCTACAGGAGATGTTTGAGAGGAGGAGGGTCAGTCTGAAGAAACTAGCAGCCAAACAAACACGACCTGTCCAACCTGTGGCCCCACGACCAGAGTCACTCTCATCTCctg cTCACAGGGAGCATGAGAACATCTGTATTAGTGAGGACTCAGACAGCAGGGTTTCTTGTAAACAA GTAAATTCTGATCAAGTTGACAGGAGCTGTCGCAATCCTTCTGTGTCTGAGGAGGAGGAAACCCTGGCTGTGCTGCGCAG gCATGTAATGAACGAGTTACTAGAAACAGAAAGAGCATATGTGGAAGAGCTTATGTGTGTTTTGCAG GGATATGCTGCAGAGATGGACAACCCCTCCATGGCTCCTCTCATCCCTGCAGCCCTGCAAAACAAGAAGGATGTGTTATTTGGGAACATGCAGGAAATTTATAATTTCCACAAAAG AATATTCCTCAAAGAGCTGGAAACTTACACTGACTGCCCTGAGCTTGTGGGCCGCTGCTTTCTGGACTGG ATGGGGGAGCTGCAGATTTATGAAAAATACTGTCACAACAAGCCTCGTTCTGAGAGCCTCTGGAGGCAGTGCTCAGACTGCACCTTCATCCag GAGTGTCAGAAGAAACTAGAGCACAAACTTGGACTGGACTCATACTTACTGAAACCTGTGCAGAGGATCACTAAATACCAGCTCCTGCTGAAG GAGATGATTAAGTACAGTAAAGGCTGTGAGGGCTCAGTGGAGCTGCAGGCAGCTCTTTCCTCCATACTGGGTATCCTGAAGGCTGTAAATGACTCAATGCACCTCATCGCCATCACAGGATATGAG GGTAACCTTGGAGACCTGGGTCGCCTGCTGATGCAGGGGTCGTTCAGCGTGTGGGCGGAGCATAAGAGAGGTCACGTGAAGGTGATGGAGCTTGCCAGGTTTAAGCCCATGCAGAGACACCTGTTCCTGCATCAGAAAGCTCTGCTCTTCTGCAAGAGACGAGAGGAGAGCGGAGAGGGATACGAGAAAGCACCCTCATATAGCTTCAAACAGGAGCTCAGC ATGGCTGCTATTGGAATAACAGAGCATGCTAAAGGGGACAGCAAGAAGTTTGAGGTCTGGTCCCGTTCGAGAGATGAGGTCTACACAGTACAG GCCGTGTCTGAGGAGGTTAAGACCATCTGGGTAACAGAAATCCGAAAACTTCTAACAGGACAGCTGGAGGCCTGCAAAG AGGCAAGTCAACAGAGGGCACCTGAGCAGTTCTCCTCAGATACCAGCTCAACTAACAG ACTGGTGAGAAATGAACGTAGTAACCTCAGGAGTGGAGGAGTGGAGAAACCAAAGGCAGACGAGGAAAGAGCCAAAGAACTTGAGAACATTCTTGAACCCAGAATGACAGGGAGAGCAAAAG GTTGGACTAAAGGATCTCTCTCGTTGGATGCCTCTGTGGAGCATGATGGATACTTTAGTGCAGAGGAGCAGGTGACCTCTGACCCAGAAGAGGAGAAGGAAGATAAAATG tgtgcaGATGAGCTGCAGTCTGTGAGGATAGAGGAAGAGATCCAGTGTTCTGAAGAGACTGAGGATCCTGAGAAATGA
- the LOC109107683 gene encoding guanine nucleotide exchange factor DBS-like isoform X6 yields the protein MDVQNEGKTVCIPLAEAEKYYRFSRCCHWLQNEIMQKESSPFYAADIITELKRQFAFLSGGRGQDGSPIIIFPEFPSFCEIGDQEFRNVLTYLTSTPSLSAAGVGFIVVIDRRRDRWTCLKGTLLRISGWFPANLRLVLVLRPSAILQRTLSDVFFKLHKDDFKVPVIMLSSLADLHFYIERSQLTQELGGSQYYCHKTWISHRTDLESFAALVKRMAERLQVFGRELAETELPNNLLTASNLLNAQTSRKDSFKEEMAGALSQGRRLLENIREPVRRDPDSSLNPDQLENLATVHRLLSQLNESSTAFDEFWIQHQNKLDQCLKLCQFEHNLQQLRTDLEQTTDTLNAFSDVGISSVQTEHLLQELTNQEKKACEVLDRVRSVVAEGQCLIDSSQNVDNTVAVKCDELQRVRENLTQELKDKRIMLTQAMELHRRLEMVCKWCDDGIYMLASQPLDKCQSQEGAESALSELECYLETANEKQQWEISTVWLEYENILNNELREQVKRAFEKKASLQEMFERRRVSLKKLAAKQTRPVQPVAPRPESLSSPAHREHENICISEDSDSRVSCKQVNSDQVDRSCRNPSVSEEEETLAVLRRHVMNELLETERAYVEELMCVLQGYAAEMDNPSMAPLIPAALQNKKDVLFGNMQEIYNFHKRIFLKELETYTDCPELVGRCFLDWMGELQIYEKYCHNKPRSESLWRQCSDCTFIQECQKKLEHKLGLDSYLLKPVQRITKYQLLLKEMIKYSKGCEGSVELQAALSSILGILKAVNDSMHLIAITGYEGNLGDLGRLLMQGSFSVWAEHKRGHVKVMELARFKPMQRHLFLHQKALLFCKRREESGEGYEKAPSYSFKQELSMAAIGITEHAKGDSKKFEVWSRSRDEVYTVQAVSEEVKTIWVTEIRKLLTGQLEACKEASQQRAPEQFSSDTSSTNRLVRNERSNLRSGGVEKPKADEERAKELENILEPRMTGRAKGSSFSFETKPKRQDIRSDPTPLGWTKGSLSLDASVEHDGYFSAEEQVTSDPEEEKEDKMCADELQSVRIEEEIQCSEETEDPEK from the exons ATGGATGTACAGAATGAAGGGAAAACAGTTTGCATTCCTCTAGCAGAAGCTGAGAAATATTACCGCTTTTCCAGATGTTGCCACTGGCTCCAAA atgAGATCATGCAGAAGGAGTCTAGTCCTTTCTACGCTGCTGACATCATCACTGAGCTCAAGAGACAGTTTGCTTTCCTGTCTG GGGGAAGAGGACAGGATGGAAGCCCTATCATTATCTTTCCAGAGTTCCCTTCATTTTGTGAAATTGGAGACCAAGAGTTTCGTAATGTTCTTACCTACCTGACAAGTACTCCCAG TCTGAGTGCAGCGGGTGTGGGCTTCATCGTAGTGATTGACAGGCGTAGAGATCGATGGACGTGTTTAAAGGGGACATTACTGCGTATCTCA gGCTGGTTTCCTGCTAATCTTCGGCTTGTTCTGGTGCTGAGACCCAGTGCTATCCTGCAGCGAACGTTGTCTGATGTGTTCTTCAAACTCCACAAAGATGACTTTAAAGTACCG gttaTCATGCTAAGCTCACTGGCTGATCTGCACTTTTATATTGAGCGGAGTCAACTGACACAAGAACTGGGTGGCTCTCAATACTACTGTCACAAGACCTGGATCTCTCATCGCACA GATCTTGAAAGCTTTGCTGCTTTAGTGAAGAGGATGGCTGAGAGACTGCAAGTGTTCGGCAGGGAGCTGGCAGAAACCGAGCTCCCTAACAACCTCCTTACAGCCAGCAATCTGCTCAATGCACAAACCAGCAGAAAAGACAGTTTCAAA GAAGAGATGGCTGGAGCTCTAAGCCAAGGACGCAGACTCTTGGAGAACATCAGGGAACCGGTCCGCAGAGATCCGGACAGCAGTCTAAACCCTGATCAACTAGAGAACCTTGCTACAGTGCACAG GCTGTTATCCCAGTTAAATGAGAGCTCTACAGCATTTGATGAGTTCTGGATTCAGCATCAAAATAAACTGGATCAATGTTTGAAACTCTGCCAGTTCGAGCACAACTTGCAACAg TTGCGAACAGACCTGGAGCAGACAACAGACACACTGAATGCTTTCTCAGACGTTGGAATAAGCTCTGTCCAAACAGAACACCTCCTTCAAGAGCTGACCAATCAAGAGAAGAAAGCCTGT GAAGTGCTGGACAGAGTTAGGTCTGTGGTTGCCGAGGGCcagtgtttgattgacagctctcaaAATGTTGACAACACTGTTGCAGTGAAATGCGATGAGcttcagagagtgagagagaatcTCACCCAAGAGCTCAAAGACAAGAGGATCATGCTGACACAGGCTATGGAGCTACATAGAAGATTGGAAATG GTGTGTAAATGGTGTGATGATGGGATTTATATGCTAGCGTCACAGCCTCTTGACAAGTGCCAGTCACAGGAGGGGGCGGAGTCAGCACTGTCAGAGCTGGAGTGTTACCTGGAGACAGCCAATGAGAAACAGCAGTGGGAGATCAGCACAGTTTGGCTGGAATATGAGAACATACTGAACAATGAGCTCAGG GAGCAAGTAAAGCGTGCTTTTGAGAAGAAAGCCTCCCTACAGGAGATGTTTGAGAGGAGGAGGGTCAGTCTGAAGAAACTAGCAGCCAAACAAACACGACCTGTCCAACCTGTGGCCCCACGACCAGAGTCACTCTCATCTCctg cTCACAGGGAGCATGAGAACATCTGTATTAGTGAGGACTCAGACAGCAGGGTTTCTTGTAAACAA GTAAATTCTGATCAAGTTGACAGGAGCTGTCGCAATCCTTCTGTGTCTGAGGAGGAGGAAACCCTGGCTGTGCTGCGCAG gCATGTAATGAACGAGTTACTAGAAACAGAAAGAGCATATGTGGAAGAGCTTATGTGTGTTTTGCAG GGATATGCTGCAGAGATGGACAACCCCTCCATGGCTCCTCTCATCCCTGCAGCCCTGCAAAACAAGAAGGATGTGTTATTTGGGAACATGCAGGAAATTTATAATTTCCACAAAAG AATATTCCTCAAAGAGCTGGAAACTTACACTGACTGCCCTGAGCTTGTGGGCCGCTGCTTTCTGGACTGG ATGGGGGAGCTGCAGATTTATGAAAAATACTGTCACAACAAGCCTCGTTCTGAGAGCCTCTGGAGGCAGTGCTCAGACTGCACCTTCATCCag GAGTGTCAGAAGAAACTAGAGCACAAACTTGGACTGGACTCATACTTACTGAAACCTGTGCAGAGGATCACTAAATACCAGCTCCTGCTGAAG GAGATGATTAAGTACAGTAAAGGCTGTGAGGGCTCAGTGGAGCTGCAGGCAGCTCTTTCCTCCATACTGGGTATCCTGAAGGCTGTAAATGACTCAATGCACCTCATCGCCATCACAGGATATGAG GGTAACCTTGGAGACCTGGGTCGCCTGCTGATGCAGGGGTCGTTCAGCGTGTGGGCGGAGCATAAGAGAGGTCACGTGAAGGTGATGGAGCTTGCCAGGTTTAAGCCCATGCAGAGACACCTGTTCCTGCATCAGAAAGCTCTGCTCTTCTGCAAGAGACGAGAGGAGAGCGGAGAGGGATACGAGAAAGCACCCTCATATAGCTTCAAACAGGAGCTCAGC ATGGCTGCTATTGGAATAACAGAGCATGCTAAAGGGGACAGCAAGAAGTTTGAGGTCTGGTCCCGTTCGAGAGATGAGGTCTACACAGTACAG GCCGTGTCTGAGGAGGTTAAGACCATCTGGGTAACAGAAATCCGAAAACTTCTAACAGGACAGCTGGAGGCCTGCAAAG AGGCAAGTCAACAGAGGGCACCTGAGCAGTTCTCCTCAGATACCAGCTCAACTAACAG ACTGGTGAGAAATGAACGTAGTAACCTCAGGAGTGGAGGAGTGGAGAAACCAAAGGCAGACGAGGAAAGAGCCAAAGAACTTGAGAACATTCTTGAACCCAGAATGACAGGGAGAGCAAAAG GGTCTTCATTCAGTTTTGAGACAAAACCAAAACGACAGGATATCCGGAGTGACCCTACACCTCTAG GTTGGACTAAAGGATCTCTCTCGTTGGATGCCTCTGTGGAGCATGATGGATACTTTAGTGCAGAGGAGCAGGTGACCTCTGACCCAGAAGAGGAGAAGGAAGATAAAATG tgtgcaGATGAGCTGCAGTCTGTGAGGATAGAGGAAGAGATCCAGTGTTCTGAAGAGACTGAGGATCCTGAGAAATGA
- the LOC109107683 gene encoding guanine nucleotide exchange factor DBS-like isoform X3: MARIWMQTEKAVMQELQRRLSNVAHSIDEIMQKESSPFYAADIITELKRQFAFLSGGRGQDGSPIIIFPEFPSFCEIGDQEFRNVLTYLTSTPSLSAAGVGFIVVIDRRRDRWTCLKGTLLRISGWFPANLRLVLVLRPSAILQRTLSDVFFKLHKDDFKVPVIMLSSLADLHFYIERSQLTQELGGSQYYCHKTWISHRTDLESFAALVKRMAERLQVFGRELAETELPNNLLTASNLLNAQTSRKDSFKEEMAGALSQGRRLLENIREPVRRDPDSSLNPDQLENLATVHRLLSQLNESSTAFDEFWIQHQNKLDQCLKLCQFEHNLQQLRTDLEQTTDTLNAFSDVGISSVQTEHLLQELTNQEKKACEVLDRVRSVVAEGQCLIDSSQNVDNTVAVKCDELQRVRENLTQELKDKRIMLTQAMELHRRLEMVCKWCDDGIYMLASQPLDKCQSQEGAESALSELECYLETANEKQQWEISTVWLEYENILNNELREQVKRAFEKKASLQEMFERRRVSLKKLAAKQTRPVQPVAPRPESLSSPAHREHENICISEDSDSRVSCKQVNSDQVDRSCRNPSVSEEEETLAVLRRHVMNELLETERAYVEELMCVLQGYAAEMDNPSMAPLIPAALQNKKDVLFGNMQEIYNFHKRIFLKELETYTDCPELVGRCFLDWMGELQIYEKYCHNKPRSESLWRQCSDCTFIQECQKKLEHKLGLDSYLLKPVQRITKYQLLLKEMIKYSKGCEGSVELQAALSSILGILKAVNDSMHLIAITGYEGNLGDLGRLLMQGSFSVWAEHKRGHVKVMELARFKPMQRHLFLHQKALLFCKRREESGEGYEKAPSYSFKQELSMAAIGITEHAKGDSKKFEVWSRSRDEVYTVQAVSEEVKTIWVTEIRKLLTGQLEACKEASQQRAPEQFSSDTSSTNRLVRNERSNLRSGGVEKPKADEERAKELENILEPRMTGRAKGSSFSFETKPKRQDIRSDPTPLETGPHPNMGGVRWFSTSSLFQNRRRGTHTEYTRWTKGSLSLDASVEHDGYFSAEEQVTSDPEEEKEDKMCADELQSVRIEEEIQCSEETEDPEK, translated from the exons atgAGATCATGCAGAAGGAGTCTAGTCCTTTCTACGCTGCTGACATCATCACTGAGCTCAAGAGACAGTTTGCTTTCCTGTCTG GGGGAAGAGGACAGGATGGAAGCCCTATCATTATCTTTCCAGAGTTCCCTTCATTTTGTGAAATTGGAGACCAAGAGTTTCGTAATGTTCTTACCTACCTGACAAGTACTCCCAG TCTGAGTGCAGCGGGTGTGGGCTTCATCGTAGTGATTGACAGGCGTAGAGATCGATGGACGTGTTTAAAGGGGACATTACTGCGTATCTCA gGCTGGTTTCCTGCTAATCTTCGGCTTGTTCTGGTGCTGAGACCCAGTGCTATCCTGCAGCGAACGTTGTCTGATGTGTTCTTCAAACTCCACAAAGATGACTTTAAAGTACCG gttaTCATGCTAAGCTCACTGGCTGATCTGCACTTTTATATTGAGCGGAGTCAACTGACACAAGAACTGGGTGGCTCTCAATACTACTGTCACAAGACCTGGATCTCTCATCGCACA GATCTTGAAAGCTTTGCTGCTTTAGTGAAGAGGATGGCTGAGAGACTGCAAGTGTTCGGCAGGGAGCTGGCAGAAACCGAGCTCCCTAACAACCTCCTTACAGCCAGCAATCTGCTCAATGCACAAACCAGCAGAAAAGACAGTTTCAAA GAAGAGATGGCTGGAGCTCTAAGCCAAGGACGCAGACTCTTGGAGAACATCAGGGAACCGGTCCGCAGAGATCCGGACAGCAGTCTAAACCCTGATCAACTAGAGAACCTTGCTACAGTGCACAG GCTGTTATCCCAGTTAAATGAGAGCTCTACAGCATTTGATGAGTTCTGGATTCAGCATCAAAATAAACTGGATCAATGTTTGAAACTCTGCCAGTTCGAGCACAACTTGCAACAg TTGCGAACAGACCTGGAGCAGACAACAGACACACTGAATGCTTTCTCAGACGTTGGAATAAGCTCTGTCCAAACAGAACACCTCCTTCAAGAGCTGACCAATCAAGAGAAGAAAGCCTGT GAAGTGCTGGACAGAGTTAGGTCTGTGGTTGCCGAGGGCcagtgtttgattgacagctctcaaAATGTTGACAACACTGTTGCAGTGAAATGCGATGAGcttcagagagtgagagagaatcTCACCCAAGAGCTCAAAGACAAGAGGATCATGCTGACACAGGCTATGGAGCTACATAGAAGATTGGAAATG GTGTGTAAATGGTGTGATGATGGGATTTATATGCTAGCGTCACAGCCTCTTGACAAGTGCCAGTCACAGGAGGGGGCGGAGTCAGCACTGTCAGAGCTGGAGTGTTACCTGGAGACAGCCAATGAGAAACAGCAGTGGGAGATCAGCACAGTTTGGCTGGAATATGAGAACATACTGAACAATGAGCTCAGG GAGCAAGTAAAGCGTGCTTTTGAGAAGAAAGCCTCCCTACAGGAGATGTTTGAGAGGAGGAGGGTCAGTCTGAAGAAACTAGCAGCCAAACAAACACGACCTGTCCAACCTGTGGCCCCACGACCAGAGTCACTCTCATCTCctg cTCACAGGGAGCATGAGAACATCTGTATTAGTGAGGACTCAGACAGCAGGGTTTCTTGTAAACAA GTAAATTCTGATCAAGTTGACAGGAGCTGTCGCAATCCTTCTGTGTCTGAGGAGGAGGAAACCCTGGCTGTGCTGCGCAG gCATGTAATGAACGAGTTACTAGAAACAGAAAGAGCATATGTGGAAGAGCTTATGTGTGTTTTGCAG GGATATGCTGCAGAGATGGACAACCCCTCCATGGCTCCTCTCATCCCTGCAGCCCTGCAAAACAAGAAGGATGTGTTATTTGGGAACATGCAGGAAATTTATAATTTCCACAAAAG AATATTCCTCAAAGAGCTGGAAACTTACACTGACTGCCCTGAGCTTGTGGGCCGCTGCTTTCTGGACTGG ATGGGGGAGCTGCAGATTTATGAAAAATACTGTCACAACAAGCCTCGTTCTGAGAGCCTCTGGAGGCAGTGCTCAGACTGCACCTTCATCCag GAGTGTCAGAAGAAACTAGAGCACAAACTTGGACTGGACTCATACTTACTGAAACCTGTGCAGAGGATCACTAAATACCAGCTCCTGCTGAAG GAGATGATTAAGTACAGTAAAGGCTGTGAGGGCTCAGTGGAGCTGCAGGCAGCTCTTTCCTCCATACTGGGTATCCTGAAGGCTGTAAATGACTCAATGCACCTCATCGCCATCACAGGATATGAG GGTAACCTTGGAGACCTGGGTCGCCTGCTGATGCAGGGGTCGTTCAGCGTGTGGGCGGAGCATAAGAGAGGTCACGTGAAGGTGATGGAGCTTGCCAGGTTTAAGCCCATGCAGAGACACCTGTTCCTGCATCAGAAAGCTCTGCTCTTCTGCAAGAGACGAGAGGAGAGCGGAGAGGGATACGAGAAAGCACCCTCATATAGCTTCAAACAGGAGCTCAGC ATGGCTGCTATTGGAATAACAGAGCATGCTAAAGGGGACAGCAAGAAGTTTGAGGTCTGGTCCCGTTCGAGAGATGAGGTCTACACAGTACAG GCCGTGTCTGAGGAGGTTAAGACCATCTGGGTAACAGAAATCCGAAAACTTCTAACAGGACAGCTGGAGGCCTGCAAAG AGGCAAGTCAACAGAGGGCACCTGAGCAGTTCTCCTCAGATACCAGCTCAACTAACAG ACTGGTGAGAAATGAACGTAGTAACCTCAGGAGTGGAGGAGTGGAGAAACCAAAGGCAGACGAGGAAAGAGCCAAAGAACTTGAGAACATTCTTGAACCCAGAATGACAGGGAGAGCAAAAG GGTCTTCATTCAGTTTTGAGACAAAACCAAAACGACAGGATATCCGGAGTGACCCTACACCTCTAG AAACAGGGCCACACCCTAACATGGGCGGAGTCAGGTGGTTCAGTACATCAAGCCTGTTTCAAAATCGTAGGAGAGGTACACATACTGAGTACACAC GTTGGACTAAAGGATCTCTCTCGTTGGATGCCTCTGTGGAGCATGATGGATACTTTAGTGCAGAGGAGCAGGTGACCTCTGACCCAGAAGAGGAGAAGGAAGATAAAATG tgtgcaGATGAGCTGCAGTCTGTGAGGATAGAGGAAGAGATCCAGTGTTCTGAAGAGACTGAGGATCCTGAGAAATGA